The proteins below are encoded in one region of Bacteroides uniformis:
- a CDS encoding DUF3810 domain-containing protein, which yields MRDKLKIRYVVLIVLLSVVWATQLIPILGEVYAQSVYPVISHFLSSFSKLMPFAIGDLFIFLSVLGLLFNPIRARYIQKKKWKQILLNEMEYLLWIYAWFYLAWGLNYSQKDFYGRTNIPYTAYTPEIFQSFVDNYIDKLNASYTDVTSIDEPLVCRESVHGYNQISDTLGIHRPPHSSPRVKTMLFTPFISMVGVTGSMGPFFCEFTLNGDLLPPQYPATYAHELAHFLGITSEAEANFYAYQVCTRSQVKEIRFSGYFSVLPHVLGNARRLMSEEEYAELFNRIRPEIIELAQKNQQYWMEKYSPLIGDIQNFIYDLYLKGNKIQSGRKNYSEVIGLLISYEEWKN from the coding sequence ATGAGAGACAAATTGAAAATCCGGTATGTCGTATTAATCGTATTACTGTCTGTTGTATGGGCAACGCAGCTCATTCCAATATTGGGAGAAGTATATGCACAGTCTGTATATCCGGTGATTTCCCATTTCTTGTCCTCCTTTTCAAAACTCATGCCTTTTGCCATAGGCGACTTGTTTATTTTCCTCAGTGTACTCGGACTTCTTTTCAATCCAATCAGGGCACGCTATATCCAAAAGAAAAAGTGGAAACAGATTCTGCTGAACGAAATGGAATACTTGCTGTGGATATATGCATGGTTCTATCTGGCATGGGGACTGAACTACTCACAGAAAGATTTCTATGGCAGGACAAACATTCCTTATACTGCCTATACTCCCGAAATCTTTCAGTCATTTGTAGACAACTATATAGACAAGCTGAATGCTTCCTATACAGATGTCACCTCCATTGACGAACCATTGGTCTGCCGGGAAAGCGTACACGGATACAACCAAATCAGCGATACGCTGGGGATACATCGCCCTCCCCACTCCTCTCCGCGCGTGAAGACCATGCTTTTCACTCCGTTCATTTCCATGGTCGGTGTTACGGGAAGCATGGGACCTTTCTTCTGCGAATTCACGCTGAACGGCGATTTGCTTCCACCACAATATCCTGCTACTTATGCCCACGAGCTGGCACACTTTTTAGGCATCACCAGCGAGGCAGAAGCCAACTTCTACGCTTACCAGGTCTGCACCCGTTCGCAGGTGAAAGAGATTCGTTTCAGTGGGTATTTCTCCGTACTCCCACATGTGCTGGGCAATGCCCGCCGACTGATGAGCGAAGAAGAATACGCAGAACTTTTCAACCGGATACGTCCTGAAATCATAGAACTGGCCCAAAAGAACCAGCAATACTGGATGGAGAAATACAGTCCGCTCATCGGAGACATCCAGAACTTTATCTACGACTTGTACCTTAAAGGAAACAAGATTCAAAGCGGACGCAAGAACTATTCGGAAGTAATAGGCTTGCTTATCTCATACGAAGAATGGAAAAACTAA
- the mazG gene encoding nucleoside triphosphate pyrophosphohydrolase produces MMHTRKEQMEAFGRFLDILDELREKCPWDRKQTNESLRPNTIEETYELCDALIRDDKSDICKELGDVLLHVAFYAKIGSETGDFDMKDVCDRLCEKLIFRHPHVFGDVKAETAGQVSENWEQLKLKEKDGNKTVLSGVPAALPSLIKAYRIQDKARNVGFDWEEREQVWDKVKEEIREFQTEVAHMDKEKAEAEFGDVMFSLINAARLYKINPDNALERTNQKFINRFNYVEAHSIKEGKNLHDMTLEEMDKLWNEAKVLEKEGKQDDSSKGISH; encoded by the coding sequence ATCATGCATACAAGAAAAGAACAGATGGAAGCCTTCGGCCGCTTCCTCGACATACTCGACGAGCTGCGCGAGAAATGTCCCTGGGACCGCAAGCAGACCAACGAAAGCCTGCGCCCCAATACCATCGAAGAGACTTATGAACTTTGTGACGCCCTGATACGCGATGACAAGAGTGACATCTGCAAAGAGCTGGGCGATGTGCTGCTGCATGTGGCTTTTTATGCAAAGATAGGCTCCGAAACCGGTGATTTCGATATGAAAGACGTGTGCGACCGTCTTTGTGAGAAACTTATTTTCCGCCATCCCCATGTCTTCGGCGATGTAAAGGCAGAAACCGCAGGTCAGGTCTCAGAAAACTGGGAACAGTTGAAGCTGAAGGAAAAAGATGGGAATAAAACCGTACTGAGCGGTGTGCCCGCCGCCCTACCCTCGCTCATCAAGGCCTACCGCATCCAGGACAAGGCACGCAATGTAGGATTCGACTGGGAAGAACGCGAACAGGTGTGGGATAAGGTAAAAGAAGAAATCCGGGAGTTCCAGACAGAAGTCGCCCACATGGATAAGGAAAAAGCTGAAGCTGAATTCGGCGATGTCATGTTCAGCCTCATCAACGCTGCCCGCCTCTACAAAATCAATCCGGACAATGCGCTGGAACGGACCAACCAGAAGTTCATCAACCGCTTCAACTATGTAGAAGCGCACAGCATCAAGGAGGGCAAAAACCTCCATGACATGACGCTGGAGGAGATGGATAAGCTATGGAACGAAGCGAAAGTACTGGAAAAAGAAGGGAAACAAGATGATTCTTCTAAAGGTATCTCTCATTAA